One genomic window of Glycine soja cultivar W05 chromosome 9, ASM419377v2, whole genome shotgun sequence includes the following:
- the LOC114367379 gene encoding chlorophyllase-1-like isoform X2, with the protein MAQRAEPILVTTDVFQMGNIKWKQFNIDTSNASSSPPKPLLIFTPTVPGSYPVILFCHGFSLRNSYYSELLGHIASHGFIIVAPQLWSVRSMLEPGDEVKFAGKVVDWLAEEGLQPLLPENVEAKLDKLVLSGHSKGGKTVFAVALGYAKTNLKFSALVGIDPVAGPCKSCETFPPILTGMSQSFNLNIPIVVIGTGLGPEKANFFIPPCAPDGVNHKEFFNKCKPPCAHFVATEYGHMDMLDDVTPGLIGSILSNCICKDGKGPRDLMRRTVGGLVVAFLRAQLNGLWKDFNAVLANPNLAPTKLDDVVYVPA; encoded by the exons ATGGCGCAGAGAGCTGAACCAATATTGGTCACCACAGATGTTTTCCAAATGGGAAATATCAAATGGAAGCAATTCAACATTGATACATCCAATGCTTCCTCCTCACCTCCAAAACCATTGTTAATCTTTACACCAACCGTGCCTGGCTCATACCCTGTAATATTGTTCTGCCATGGATTTTCCCTTCGCAATAGCTACTACTCTGAGCTCCTAGGCCACATAGCTTCACATGGATTCATAATTGTTGCTCCTCAGCTG TGGAGTGTACGGTCTATGTTGGAACCTGGTGATGAAGTTAAATTTGCAGGGAAAGTTGTGGATTGGCTAGCCGAGGAGGGGCTTCAACCTCTGCTTCCAGAGAATGTTGAAGCCAAATTGGATAAATTGGTTTTATCAGGTCACAGCAAGGGTGGCAAAACTGTATTTGCTGTGGCACTTGGTTATGCTAAAACTAACCTCAAGTTTTCAGCACTAGTAGGCATAGACCCTGTGGCTGGCCCATGTAAATCTTGCGAAACATTTCCTCCTATTCTCACTGGCATGTCCCAATCCTTCAATTTGAACATACCCATTGTTGTAATTGGCACTGGGCTAGGCCCAGAGAaggctaatttttttattccaccATGTGCTCCTGATGGGGTGAACCATAAGGAGTTTTTCAATAAGTGCAAACCCCCTTGTGCACATTTTGTTGCAACTGAGTATGGTCACATGGACATGTTGGATGATGTGACACCTGGCTTAATTGGGTCAATATTGTCAAATTGTATATGCAAGGATGGGAAGGGTCCTAGGGACTTGATGAGAAGGACCGTGGGAGGGTTGGTTGTGGCCTTCTTAAGGGCACAGTTGAATGGCCTATGGAAGGATTTTAATGCTGTTTTGGCGAATCCTAATCTTGCTCCTACTAAACTGGATGATGTAGTGTACGTACCCGCATGA
- the LOC114367379 gene encoding chlorophyllase-1-like isoform X1, translated as MAQRAEPILVTTDVFQMGNIKWKQFNIDTSNASSSPPKPLLIFTPTVPGSYPVILFCHGFSLRNSYYSELLGHIASHGFIIVAPQLCWSVRSMLEPGDEVKFAGKVVDWLAEEGLQPLLPENVEAKLDKLVLSGHSKGGKTVFAVALGYAKTNLKFSALVGIDPVAGPCKSCETFPPILTGMSQSFNLNIPIVVIGTGLGPEKANFFIPPCAPDGVNHKEFFNKCKPPCAHFVATEYGHMDMLDDVTPGLIGSILSNCICKDGKGPRDLMRRTVGGLVVAFLRAQLNGLWKDFNAVLANPNLAPTKLDDVVYVPA; from the exons ATGGCGCAGAGAGCTGAACCAATATTGGTCACCACAGATGTTTTCCAAATGGGAAATATCAAATGGAAGCAATTCAACATTGATACATCCAATGCTTCCTCCTCACCTCCAAAACCATTGTTAATCTTTACACCAACCGTGCCTGGCTCATACCCTGTAATATTGTTCTGCCATGGATTTTCCCTTCGCAATAGCTACTACTCTGAGCTCCTAGGCCACATAGCTTCACATGGATTCATAATTGTTGCTCCTCAGCTG TGTTGGAGTGTACGGTCTATGTTGGAACCTGGTGATGAAGTTAAATTTGCAGGGAAAGTTGTGGATTGGCTAGCCGAGGAGGGGCTTCAACCTCTGCTTCCAGAGAATGTTGAAGCCAAATTGGATAAATTGGTTTTATCAGGTCACAGCAAGGGTGGCAAAACTGTATTTGCTGTGGCACTTGGTTATGCTAAAACTAACCTCAAGTTTTCAGCACTAGTAGGCATAGACCCTGTGGCTGGCCCATGTAAATCTTGCGAAACATTTCCTCCTATTCTCACTGGCATGTCCCAATCCTTCAATTTGAACATACCCATTGTTGTAATTGGCACTGGGCTAGGCCCAGAGAaggctaatttttttattccaccATGTGCTCCTGATGGGGTGAACCATAAGGAGTTTTTCAATAAGTGCAAACCCCCTTGTGCACATTTTGTTGCAACTGAGTATGGTCACATGGACATGTTGGATGATGTGACACCTGGCTTAATTGGGTCAATATTGTCAAATTGTATATGCAAGGATGGGAAGGGTCCTAGGGACTTGATGAGAAGGACCGTGGGAGGGTTGGTTGTGGCCTTCTTAAGGGCACAGTTGAATGGCCTATGGAAGGATTTTAATGCTGTTTTGGCGAATCCTAATCTTGCTCCTACTAAACTGGATGATGTAGTGTACGTACCCGCATGA